In Brevibacterium zhoupengii, the following are encoded in one genomic region:
- the paaZ gene encoding phenylacetic acid degradation bifunctional protein PaaZ, whose protein sequence is MTEILSSYVAGDWHTPSGSPEGARAVHDATNGQLTHHVSSSGIDFAAVDEFARTTGVAELQKLTFHQRGVILKKLGAYLMERAKNYHEISFSTGTTKRDGFVDIEGGIGTLFTYSGVARRQMPNSTVHLDGGIERLSKNGTFVGRHILTSRQGLALQINAFNFPVWGMLEKFGPMFVAGVPVVVKPATDTAHLTRAVVADMVESGLLPDGAIQLIAGDVTPLFDHLAEQDAIAFTGSANTAKHLGGLDCVRDRGTRFFAEADSLNFSLLGPDAAPGTEEFDLFISGVVAEMTIKAGQKCTAIRRTFVPEQHKEAVAEALLAKLETQSVGDPREKSTRLGPVVSDKQRNDVLDAIDEITSAGAHVLTGGREASDELAQNLGGAYVAATVLQADDPWADAVHDVEAFGPVTSLITYSSTAEAVELAARGRGSLVGSVVTHDAEFATEFVRQVAPWHGRILVLDRDDAGESTGHGSPLPNLIHGGPGRAGGGEEMGGLRGVEHFMQRTAIQASPDMLTAIGGEWVAGAQRRTGQHPFTKTLADLRVGDALESERRTVTLEDISHFAEFTGDTFYAHTDEEAAAANPFFPGRVAHGYLIVSFAAGLFVQPDPGPVLANYGLEGLTFITPVSPGDSLKVTLTAKRITPRETDEYGEVRWDAEVVNQNDEPVAKYDVLTLVAKE, encoded by the coding sequence ATGACCGAGATTCTCAGTTCGTATGTGGCAGGCGACTGGCACACCCCCAGCGGGAGCCCCGAAGGCGCCCGAGCCGTCCACGACGCGACGAACGGGCAGCTGACCCATCACGTCTCCTCGTCGGGCATCGACTTCGCCGCCGTCGACGAATTTGCCCGGACCACCGGCGTCGCCGAACTGCAGAAGCTGACCTTCCACCAGCGCGGCGTGATCTTGAAGAAGCTCGGCGCCTACCTCATGGAACGCGCGAAGAACTACCACGAGATCTCCTTTTCCACCGGCACCACGAAGCGTGACGGGTTCGTCGACATCGAAGGCGGAATCGGCACCCTCTTCACCTATTCCGGAGTCGCCCGTAGGCAGATGCCCAACTCCACCGTCCACCTTGACGGAGGAATCGAGCGCCTGTCGAAGAACGGCACCTTCGTCGGCCGTCACATCCTGACCTCCCGGCAGGGTCTGGCACTCCAGATCAACGCCTTCAACTTCCCCGTCTGGGGCATGCTCGAGAAGTTCGGCCCCATGTTCGTCGCCGGTGTCCCCGTCGTCGTCAAACCCGCCACCGACACCGCCCACCTGACCCGCGCCGTCGTGGCCGACATGGTCGAATCCGGCCTCCTGCCTGATGGTGCCATCCAGCTCATCGCCGGTGACGTCACCCCGCTCTTCGATCATCTGGCCGAACAGGACGCCATCGCGTTCACCGGGTCTGCGAATACGGCCAAGCACCTCGGCGGCCTGGACTGCGTGCGCGATCGCGGCACTCGCTTCTTCGCCGAGGCGGACTCACTGAACTTCTCTCTGCTCGGACCCGATGCCGCCCCCGGCACCGAGGAATTCGACCTCTTCATCTCCGGCGTCGTCGCCGAGATGACGATCAAGGCCGGCCAGAAGTGCACCGCGATCCGCCGTACCTTCGTGCCCGAACAGCACAAAGAAGCCGTCGCCGAGGCACTCCTTGCCAAGCTGGAGACCCAAAGTGTCGGCGATCCTCGCGAGAAGTCCACCCGGCTGGGACCGGTCGTGTCCGACAAGCAGCGCAACGACGTTCTCGATGCCATCGATGAGATCACCTCGGCGGGGGCCCACGTCCTCACCGGCGGTCGCGAGGCCTCCGACGAACTGGCGCAGAACCTCGGCGGGGCCTATGTCGCCGCCACTGTGCTCCAGGCCGACGACCCCTGGGCCGATGCCGTCCACGACGTCGAGGCCTTCGGGCCGGTGACCTCGCTCATCACCTATTCCTCCACCGCCGAGGCTGTCGAACTCGCCGCTCGCGGGCGCGGTTCCCTGGTCGGCTCGGTCGTCACCCACGATGCCGAGTTCGCCACCGAATTCGTCCGCCAGGTCGCCCCCTGGCACGGACGCATCCTCGTCCTCGACCGCGACGATGCTGGCGAGTCGACCGGGCACGGTTCACCCCTGCCCAACCTCATCCACGGCGGCCCCGGGCGCGCCGGCGGCGGCGAGGAGATGGGCGGACTGCGCGGCGTCGAGCACTTCATGCAGCGCACCGCGATCCAGGCCTCGCCCGACATGCTCACCGCCATCGGTGGCGAATGGGTCGCCGGAGCGCAGCGCCGCACCGGTCAGCATCCGTTCACGAAGACCCTGGCCGATCTACGAGTCGGCGATGCCCTCGAATCCGAGCGGCGCACCGTCACGCTCGAGGACATCTCGCATTTCGCGGAGTTCACGGGAGATACCTTCTACGCCCACACCGACGAGGAGGCTGCGGCCGCGAACCCGTTCTTCCCCGGACGCGTGGCGCACGGCTACCTCATCGTGTCCTTCGCCGCTGGCCTCTTCGTCCAGCCGGACCCCGGCCCGGTCCTCGCGAACTACGGCCTCGAGGGACTGACCTTCATCACACCGGTCTCACCAGGAGATTCGCTCAAGGTCACGCTGACTGCCAAGCGCATCACCCCACGTGAGACCGATGAGTACGGCGAGGTCCGCTGGGATGCCGAAGTCGTCAATCAGAACGACGAACCTGTCGCGAAGTACGACGTGCTCACCCTGGTTGCGAAGGAGTAG
- a CDS encoding type IV toxin-antitoxin system AbiEi family antitoxin domain-containing protein encodes MSYRHDLWEIAAEQHGVVTIADAENAGVPAEEVRKLAHRGALRAYGNGVYLHRDIPTTDLTQYEGIPATTAHRALEDLRTEMPPERWRSLVEEANRRELIGAREARLLDMA; translated from the coding sequence ATGAGCTATCGACACGATCTTTGGGAGATCGCCGCAGAACAGCACGGTGTCGTCACGATCGCCGACGCCGAGAATGCGGGTGTGCCTGCCGAGGAAGTGCGCAAGCTTGCGCACCGTGGCGCGCTGAGAGCCTATGGCAATGGCGTGTACCTACACCGTGACATCCCAACGACCGATCTGACGCAGTACGAAGGCATCCCGGCAACGACTGCCCACCGTGCGCTGGAGGACCTGCGCACAGAGATGCCGCCCGAACGCTGGCGGTCGCTGGTCGAAGAGGCGAACCGACGTGAGTTGATTGGCGCCCGCGAGGCCCGACTATTAGACATGGCATAG
- a CDS encoding diacylglycerol/lipid kinase family protein codes for MSSAPPPLSVPVILNPAARHGAVRERIEPVRAAFAAHGMTALLVESTSEQHAGELAAQYAEQNAPIVVSLGGDGMVRAVAAGLIGTQTALGIVAGGRGNDLIGKLGIPKEIEAAVAIIAEGRDRSIDVIDFDGRISVGNICLGLDSAVQIYADSVKRIKGHWVYLYGIIRAILQPQRIDLALTIDGEEVEFRGYTAGFANSGRYGGGLKLSPKAKLDDGLIDVVLLRDVWLPRLAVELVAFTLGQRALHPHITFRHAREVTIAAREGAAPVEIIADGDAVTHTPATLSIRPAALRVRVAPAPSRRG; via the coding sequence GTGAGCAGCGCACCGCCGCCGCTGTCGGTGCCCGTCATCCTCAACCCCGCCGCCCGCCATGGTGCGGTCCGGGAGAGGATCGAACCGGTCAGAGCAGCCTTCGCCGCCCACGGGATGACGGCGCTGCTGGTCGAGAGCACGAGCGAACAGCACGCCGGAGAGCTGGCCGCCCAATACGCGGAACAGAATGCACCGATCGTCGTCTCCTTGGGAGGGGACGGAATGGTGCGCGCGGTCGCTGCCGGACTCATCGGCACACAGACCGCTCTGGGCATCGTCGCCGGAGGACGAGGAAACGACCTCATCGGCAAACTCGGCATTCCGAAAGAAATCGAAGCCGCTGTCGCCATCATCGCCGAGGGACGCGACCGGTCCATCGATGTCATCGACTTCGACGGACGGATCTCCGTGGGCAATATCTGCCTCGGTCTGGACTCCGCGGTCCAGATCTATGCCGATTCGGTGAAACGAATCAAGGGGCACTGGGTCTACCTGTACGGCATCATTCGCGCAATCCTGCAGCCGCAGCGCATCGATCTGGCACTGACCATCGACGGAGAAGAGGTCGAATTCCGTGGGTACACGGCGGGATTCGCCAACTCCGGCCGCTATGGAGGCGGACTGAAGCTCTCCCCGAAGGCGAAGCTCGATGACGGCCTCATCGATGTCGTGCTGCTGCGGGACGTGTGGCTGCCTCGGCTGGCCGTCGAGCTCGTGGCGTTCACACTGGGACAGCGCGCCCTCCACCCGCACATCACCTTCCGCCATGCACGCGAGGTGACCATTGCGGCACGCGAGGGAGCCGCGCCGGTCGAGATCATCGCCGACGGTGATGCCGTCACCCACACCCCCGCCACGCTGTCCATCCGACCAGCGGCGCTGCGGGTGCGCGTCGCTCCTGCTCCTTCGCGACGAGGGTGA
- a CDS encoding FAD-binding oxidoreductase → MDNIKPRMRWWGWGEDGHDGPVKPGAKKMLAATCGWPAGVNLPPVELADVQLPEAELSAGARVRFEALLGAEYVRDDHATRVSHSAGRSVPDLLRLRSGEVPFAPDVVLYPASEMEVDELLTICQDERIAVVPFGGGTSVVAGVDAFRKDFSSCVCISLARLDEILDIDEESLTATVQAGVFGPDLEQKLQAKGFTLGHFPQSFEFSTIGGWVATRSAGQQSTGYGRIDENVFGLRASTPSGPITLRSTPATAAGPNPRQLLVGSEGTLGIITQATLRIKRVPAATLPDAWFFPDFHSGATALREIEQSAVRPDIARLSDLNETEFGLAQLGSDVQRKGLLAYLRARGVTTPCMLVLRYDGRKSDARSRRAAGRAIARKNKGVTMGGSPETAWEKHRFSTPYLRDQLLTDGVMVETMETAAPWSKIESLHDTIKQDIEKSLADRGTPALVLCHISHLYSAGCSLYYTVFAKRQQGQEMEQWKAVKTAAGNAMVSNGGTITHHHATGADHAPWLPQETGELWVRMLRAAKAEVDPEGIMNPGKLMNGPEAL, encoded by the coding sequence ATGGACAACATCAAACCGAGGATGCGCTGGTGGGGCTGGGGCGAGGACGGGCATGACGGCCCGGTCAAGCCCGGCGCCAAGAAGATGCTGGCCGCGACATGTGGCTGGCCCGCAGGCGTCAACCTCCCTCCAGTCGAACTCGCTGATGTCCAGCTTCCCGAAGCTGAACTCTCCGCCGGCGCTCGTGTTCGCTTCGAAGCACTTCTGGGCGCTGAATACGTTCGCGATGATCACGCGACCCGTGTCTCGCACTCCGCCGGACGCAGCGTCCCCGACCTGCTGCGTCTGCGCAGCGGCGAGGTGCCGTTCGCTCCGGATGTCGTGCTCTACCCGGCCTCCGAGATGGAGGTCGACGAGCTGCTCACCATCTGTCAGGACGAGCGCATTGCGGTCGTGCCCTTCGGCGGCGGGACAAGCGTCGTCGCCGGTGTCGACGCGTTTCGCAAGGATTTCAGCAGCTGCGTCTGCATCAGCCTGGCCCGCCTCGATGAGATCCTCGACATCGATGAGGAGTCGCTGACGGCGACCGTTCAGGCGGGCGTATTCGGTCCGGATCTCGAGCAGAAGCTGCAAGCCAAGGGCTTCACACTCGGCCACTTCCCGCAGTCATTTGAGTTCAGCACCATCGGCGGTTGGGTCGCCACACGTTCAGCTGGTCAGCAGTCCACCGGCTACGGTCGGATCGACGAGAACGTGTTCGGCCTGCGCGCCTCGACTCCCAGCGGCCCGATCACACTGCGCTCGACTCCCGCCACCGCGGCGGGACCCAACCCACGTCAGCTCCTCGTCGGCTCCGAGGGCACGCTGGGCATCATCACCCAGGCAACGCTGCGCATCAAGCGCGTACCCGCGGCGACCCTGCCGGATGCCTGGTTCTTCCCCGACTTCCATTCGGGCGCGACGGCACTGCGCGAGATTGAGCAGAGTGCCGTACGCCCCGACATCGCAAGACTCTCTGACCTCAATGAGACAGAGTTCGGTCTGGCTCAGCTGGGCAGCGACGTTCAGCGTAAGGGCCTTCTCGCCTATCTTCGCGCACGCGGCGTCACGACGCCGTGCATGCTGGTGCTGCGCTACGACGGCCGCAAGTCGGATGCGAGATCGCGCCGGGCTGCGGGACGGGCGATCGCCAGGAAGAATAAGGGTGTCACCATGGGAGGCTCGCCCGAGACAGCCTGGGAGAAGCATCGCTTCTCGACCCCGTACCTGCGCGACCAGCTGCTGACCGACGGTGTCATGGTCGAAACGATGGAGACGGCCGCGCCGTGGAGCAAGATCGAGTCCCTGCACGACACAATCAAACAGGACATCGAGAAGTCTCTGGCCGACCGCGGCACGCCTGCCCTAGTCCTGTGCCACATTTCGCACCTCTACTCCGCCGGATGCTCGCTCTACTACACCGTTTTCGCCAAGCGGCAGCAAGGCCAGGAGATGGAGCAGTGGAAGGCGGTGAAGACCGCGGCCGGCAACGCCATGGTCAGCAACGGCGGAACGATCACCCACCACCACGCAACCGGAGCGGACCACGCTCCCTGGCTCCCTCAGGAGACCGGCGAGCTGTGGGTGCGGATGCTGCGCGCCGCCAAAGCCGAAGTGGACCCGGAAGGCATCATGAACCCCGGCAAGCTCATGAACGGTCCGGAGGCACTGTGA
- a CDS encoding glycerol-3-phosphate dehydrogenase/oxidase, translating into MTSSTSGNTALNAERRARDIAELAEAEASDAEAFDLVVIGGGITGVGVALDAASRGLSVVLLERGDLASGTSGWSSKLAHGGLRYLAKLDVPIAWESAVERGHLMSRIAPHLVHPVQMLLPLHTHVGHLDATLIGTGFLAGDALRMLARTPKSLLPRPHRISSAEVRRLAPATTATGLRGGLLSWDGQIVDDARLVVTMARTAAAHGARIITYASATGIESGRVHVTDQLTGEPHTIRAKQIINAAGVWADALSDDVELAPSKGSHLLVRAESMGNPTAAITAPVPGHFGRFVFAVPWDDGLVMIGLTDDPHDGQIPQRARPDADERTFLLDIINAVLDDPLSPEDVVGSYAGFRPLLKGKADSGADLSRKHALLRDPQTDLLTIVGGKLTAYRRMAEDAVDAAVEDGGLNAKPCRTKTLSLVGAGAPRPRLPEHLIRRYGTDAETVAAYGADNSALNEPVRDGIPFSGAEIRFAVEHELALTVEDVIDRRTRWGLVDADREDLAAAVRKHAPELVENSDSPASTASPENTHHNQDEG; encoded by the coding sequence ATGACATCCAGCACGTCAGGCAACACCGCACTCAACGCCGAACGGCGTGCGCGGGACATCGCAGAACTCGCCGAGGCAGAGGCATCGGACGCAGAGGCCTTCGACCTTGTGGTGATCGGTGGCGGAATCACCGGCGTCGGCGTCGCACTCGACGCAGCCTCCCGAGGTCTCAGCGTCGTGCTCCTTGAGCGCGGAGACCTCGCCTCTGGCACCAGCGGCTGGAGTTCGAAACTGGCCCACGGTGGCCTGCGCTACCTGGCGAAGCTCGACGTCCCGATTGCGTGGGAGTCCGCCGTCGAACGCGGCCACCTGATGAGCCGCATCGCGCCGCACCTGGTTCACCCTGTCCAGATGCTCCTCCCGCTGCACACCCACGTCGGCCATCTGGATGCCACGCTGATCGGCACCGGCTTCCTCGCGGGGGATGCGCTGAGAATGCTGGCGCGCACACCGAAATCACTGCTCCCTCGCCCCCACCGAATATCCTCCGCCGAGGTCCGTCGACTCGCGCCGGCCACGACCGCCACCGGGCTGCGCGGTGGGCTGCTCAGCTGGGACGGCCAGATCGTCGACGATGCCCGGCTCGTGGTGACCATGGCCCGCACCGCCGCGGCCCACGGGGCGCGCATCATCACCTACGCCTCTGCCACCGGCATCGAATCCGGACGCGTCCACGTCACCGATCAGCTCACGGGTGAGCCTCACACCATCCGTGCGAAGCAGATCATCAACGCCGCGGGCGTCTGGGCCGACGCCCTTTCCGACGACGTCGAGCTCGCTCCGAGCAAGGGCTCGCATCTGCTGGTTCGGGCCGAAAGCATGGGCAACCCGACTGCTGCCATCACCGCACCGGTTCCCGGCCACTTCGGCAGGTTCGTCTTCGCCGTGCCCTGGGACGACGGACTGGTCATGATCGGTCTGACCGATGATCCCCATGACGGGCAGATTCCTCAGCGGGCCCGACCGGACGCTGATGAGCGCACATTCCTGCTCGACATCATCAACGCCGTCCTGGATGATCCGCTCTCACCCGAGGATGTCGTGGGCAGCTACGCCGGGTTTCGGCCGCTGCTCAAAGGCAAGGCCGACTCCGGCGCTGACCTCTCACGCAAACACGCGCTGCTGCGCGACCCGCAGACCGACCTCCTCACCATCGTCGGCGGAAAGCTCACGGCCTATCGACGCATGGCCGAAGACGCAGTCGATGCTGCTGTCGAAGACGGTGGGCTCAACGCAAAGCCCTGCCGCACCAAGACGCTCAGCCTCGTCGGAGCCGGTGCACCGAGACCACGTCTTCCCGAACACCTGATCCGCCGCTATGGCACCGACGCCGAAACGGTTGCAGCATACGGTGCCGACAACTCTGCACTGAATGAGCCTGTCAGAGACGGCATTCCATTCAGCGGCGCGGAGATCAGGTTTGCCGTCGAACACGAACTCGCCCTCACCGTTGAGGATGTGATCGACCGCAGAACACGCTGGGGCCTCGTCGACGCCGATCGCGAGGACCTTGCCGCCGCCGTGCGCAAGCACGCCCCAGAGCTCGTTGAGAACTCAGACTCACCCGCGAGCACTGCCTCACCCGAGAACACTCATCACAACCAGGACGAAGGATGA
- a CDS encoding TetR/AcrR family transcriptional regulator, with product MNDQGRPYAGASREQRESARREQLVTAGISLFGTQGYRSATVGAVCTEAGLNKRYFYESFATLEDLLCEVYGRVVADLRVSVLAGGGEDAAAVLRGFMSGFLTWAQANPVQARVHLFEVLGVSARVDELYRWQGRRIGDELSGRLSATVDGPQLTVSQQQVLGDVLVGAGVQMVVNWVISDYQPPRDELLDEMDATLGWVLAAGLAALG from the coding sequence GTGAATGATCAGGGACGTCCGTATGCCGGGGCCAGCCGCGAACAGCGCGAAAGTGCTCGTCGCGAGCAGCTCGTCACGGCAGGAATCTCGCTGTTCGGCACTCAGGGCTATCGGTCGGCAACGGTCGGCGCGGTGTGTACGGAGGCTGGTCTCAACAAACGCTACTTCTACGAATCGTTCGCCACCTTGGAAGACCTCCTCTGCGAGGTCTACGGGCGAGTGGTCGCCGATCTGCGTGTCTCGGTCCTCGCTGGCGGCGGCGAGGATGCCGCAGCGGTGCTGCGTGGATTCATGTCAGGTTTCCTCACCTGGGCACAGGCGAACCCGGTGCAGGCACGAGTCCACCTCTTCGAGGTGCTGGGAGTCAGTGCGCGCGTCGACGAACTGTATCGCTGGCAGGGGCGAAGGATCGGCGACGAACTTTCTGGTCGTCTGTCTGCGACGGTGGATGGTCCCCAACTCACAGTAAGCCAGCAGCAGGTCCTTGGCGACGTGCTCGTCGGAGCCGGTGTGCAGATGGTCGTCAATTGGGTCATCAGCGACTATCAGCCCCCACGCGATGAGCTCCTCGATGAGATGGATGCGACCCTGGGGTGGGTCCTGGCCGCCGGGCTGGCGGCTCTGGGCTGA
- a CDS encoding glucose-6-phosphate dehydrogenase produces the protein MNANLIICGATGDLAGRFLLPALAELAALDALPRSFSLMASGTRDLSDEDYRDHAEAKLTEHGADNPETARNWILDRTRYRRADVTDPADMAELIAATGHAQDSPVTVYLALPTGLMPDALRALAAADLPAGSRIAMEKPFGDDLSGAEELDDLLGELFGDEAATIVFNVDHALGMAPLQAMLALRFANPLPEAVWNGEHIEEFRLLWDEAIALEGRARFYDSTGALKDVLQNHLMQVLTMSAMERPEGIESGWPSAAELQARTIELLSAVRPLSPADVLTSTRRARYTAGTLADEPEAAGKTVPDYIDEDGVDGKRDTETFAEVVLQIDSPRWAGTRFRLRTGKAIDRTRKGVEILFRPVGAAQQGSRLWIGLDGPFDVELDLTTSSSRDRLTPMSLTGEQPKPAFSPYGHVLKNVLEGEADLAAGPEESTLAWQILTPVLEAWADGSVPMEDYPAGSSGPDSEPPPGPQPGSGQRSSDEDQSSDAGQQP, from the coding sequence GTGAACGCCAACCTCATCATCTGCGGAGCCACCGGTGATCTTGCTGGGCGGTTTCTGTTGCCGGCGCTGGCGGAGCTTGCCGCGCTCGATGCGCTGCCGCGGAGCTTCTCGCTCATGGCTTCGGGCACTCGGGACCTAAGCGACGAAGACTACCGTGACCACGCCGAGGCGAAGCTGACCGAACACGGCGCCGACAACCCGGAGACTGCTCGCAACTGGATCCTCGACCGAACCCGGTACAGGCGCGCGGACGTCACCGACCCTGCCGATATGGCCGAACTCATCGCGGCGACCGGCCACGCACAGGATTCCCCGGTGACCGTCTATCTCGCACTGCCCACTGGTCTCATGCCCGATGCGCTGAGAGCCCTGGCGGCAGCGGACCTTCCGGCGGGCAGTCGGATTGCGATGGAGAAGCCCTTCGGTGATGACCTCAGCGGAGCCGAGGAACTGGACGACCTCCTCGGCGAGCTCTTCGGGGATGAGGCCGCCACGATCGTCTTCAACGTCGACCATGCACTCGGGATGGCTCCGCTGCAGGCGATGCTGGCACTGCGATTCGCCAATCCCCTGCCCGAGGCGGTCTGGAACGGCGAACACATCGAGGAGTTCCGGCTGCTGTGGGATGAAGCCATCGCGCTCGAGGGGCGAGCCCGGTTCTACGACAGCACGGGCGCCCTCAAGGACGTTCTGCAGAACCACCTGATGCAGGTGCTGACGATGAGCGCCATGGAGCGGCCCGAGGGGATCGAATCGGGGTGGCCGAGCGCGGCAGAACTGCAGGCCCGCACAATCGAACTCCTATCCGCCGTTCGACCGTTGTCGCCCGCTGACGTTCTGACCTCCACCCGTCGCGCCCGCTACACCGCCGGGACGCTCGCCGACGAACCGGAGGCCGCGGGGAAGACGGTGCCTGACTACATCGACGAAGACGGTGTCGATGGGAAACGCGACACCGAGACCTTCGCCGAGGTTGTCCTGCAGATCGATTCTCCCCGCTGGGCAGGTACCCGGTTCCGTCTGCGCACGGGAAAGGCGATCGACCGAACACGCAAGGGCGTCGAGATCCTCTTCCGCCCCGTCGGTGCTGCACAGCAGGGTTCGCGCCTGTGGATCGGCCTCGACGGACCCTTCGACGTCGAACTCGATCTCACTACAAGCAGCTCTCGAGACAGATTGACCCCGATGAGTCTGACCGGTGAGCAGCCGAAGCCAGCGTTCTCCCCATACGGCCATGTGCTCAAGAACGTCCTCGAGGGTGAGGCGGATCTGGCGGCAGGGCCGGAGGAGTCGACACTGGCCTGGCAGATCCTCACCCCGGTCCTCGAGGCCTGGGCGGATGGGTCCGTGCCAATGGAGGACTATCCCGCGGGCAGCTCTGGCCCGGATTCGGAACCGCCGCCTGGACCGCAGCCAGGTTCAGGGCAGCGGTCGTCAGACGAAGACCAGTCGTCAGATGCAGGGCAGCAGCCATGA